TCGGAAACCAGCAATGCACGCTGGCCATTCTCAATGGCTTGCACGGGCCAATAAAAAGCTTGTATGCCGCAACGATTTTGCTCGCATGCCAGTTTCGCATCATTGACCTGTACTGCATACACACAGCGCTCTGCAATATCGCCCACTTTCTGGCCAATAAAAAGTTGAGTGGGCTGCACATTCGGAAATGGTGTTACCGCGGCAACATCTTCGTCAACTGTTATGCTGCATGAAGCCAAGATCGAGAAAGCGCATACAAGAATGATCAAGGGTCGGAAATTTACTTGCATGTTTTGTCTCTCAAACACAATAAGGAATCCAGCAGCTTTGTGCAGTCTTGCAGATCGCTTCGCCTTGAATAAGGTGGATTGTTGGAATTGGTTACAGACCCAGTGGCTGTGCCTGAAAAATGTTCAATGTGCAGCATTGGATGCAGGCCCCTGCCCAAGTGTCCAATCTTCCCAATTTGCTGCCCCGCTTCCACAACGGCTCCAGTTCTCGGAATGTCATCTGGAGACACTTCACCGTAGCGAACCACACCCAGTGCTCCATGATCAATCGTGACCTGAAAGGTGCCCAAGTAGAAATCTCGAGACTCAAGCACTCGGCCATCCGCAATCGCCAATACCGGCGCACCCAGCGGAGCATACAAATCACAGCCAGCATGAACTCGTCCACCCGCCCTCTTGGAACCAAAATTTCTGGGGTTTTGTTTGTAGGAATACGTTGAAATCCAGTCCGGTACGGGCCAGTATTTGTTCATCACCCAATTCTCAAGAAAAAGAAACTGAGCCTAAAAGTGACCTTGGATGGTGTCAAAAATGAGTATGGGCCTGTCGGCATAACGAATCATCAAAAGAGGTGATTGATGCAAATCAGGCTGCCAAACAACACTACTCAATCTGTTTTGACTAAACGTGGCAGCAAGCTTTCAACCACCGGCTGAAACGTTTTTGTGTGGCGACAGAGCCGTAAAGTGAAACAGCCCGCTTCAATTTGGCTAGATCGAGGCTTGGCAGTTTTCGCTCCGCCATCTGAAGCACCTGGTTTTTGTCCTCCGCCAATTCGTCAAGATTGTTGATGGCGTCAACAAGTAAGAATTCTGGCGTGAGCTTCTTCGGAAACCTGGGTTTGACCCGGAAATCGAATTGGCGATTTCCAAACGAAAACAAGCCATGTCGCTTGTGGTTATACACAAGGGTTTTGTTGTAAAGCTGCGATGTTCCCAAGCCCAGCGTGTTATAGCTTGATGGAGAAAAAACCAGAAAGTCCTTGTCGCGCAGGAATACGGCAACCAACTCTTGATCGTCCGGTGGCAACAGGCCAAAGACCG
The nucleotide sequence above comes from Limnobacter thiooxidans. Encoded proteins:
- a CDS encoding DUF6088 family protein, translated to MLTRPSALGQVAKMLRAGKVYRREDLAKVSNSVDRHLSELVSGGELKRLAQGLYYVPKKSVFGLLPPDDQELVAVFLRDKDFLVFSPSSYNTLGLGTSQLYNKTLVYNHKRHGLFSFGNRQFDFRVKPRFPKKLTPEFLLVDAINNLDELAEDKNQVLQMAERKLPSLDLAKLKRAVSLYGSVATQKRFSRWLKACCHV
- a CDS encoding M23 family metallopeptidase codes for the protein MNKYWPVPDWISTYSYKQNPRNFGSKRAGGRVHAGCDLYAPLGAPVLAIADGRVLESRDFYLGTFQVTIDHGALGVVRYGEVSPDDIPRTGAVVEAGQQIGKIGHLGRGLHPMLHIEHFSGTATGSVTNSNNPPYSRRSDLQDCTKLLDSLLCLRDKTCK